From the genome of Opisthocomus hoazin isolate bOpiHoa1 chromosome 4, bOpiHoa1.hap1, whole genome shotgun sequence:
CTCATATTCCCTTGCATGTTTAAACCCTTAGAAAATAGCTGGTTCGTGTTTCAAAGGGTCTGATTTTCTAATCACAAGGACTAGAATTTTCTCCTtcgtattttatttttgtttttcaaaattctCAAGTAAGCCACAGCCTCCAAATGCTGAGAAACTATCGCAGATAGCACATTATCAAATACCTTCGCGAGAACTCCCCAACCCACTGTAGACCCGTGCAAGGTCAGCAAGGGCTGCACATGGGGCAGCCACCTCGAGTAACCATCCCCTCAGGGTCCTCACCAGCACCCAGGAACAGATTCCCAAACGCATACAGGCAACTAGCAAACAGGCAAGCCCTGTGCTCCAAAAAGCATCAATTTTGCTGACACCAAACCACGAAACGCGACAGTCCGAAAGCACAACCGAGTAACCCGCAACCCATCGCTGAGCAAGTGCACCGCAGTGCTGCTAACATCAACGCATGATACCATGCCCTGACATGGAGCACCACTGCCGACAATGAGCTGCAGACAAAACAGCTTAAAATCCCACTGCCGGATTATTGCTGTCCTGGGTGACACCACGTGGCTGTGGGCTAGGGGGGCAGAACGCCACATCCCAGGGCTCTTCCTGGCAGATGCTGCCAGTCACAGACCTGACGAGGGGAGCAGCAAGACACTGCATATTGGAGCAACCCTTGGCGTTTCTGTCTATGGTTTCTGTGTGCTGCTCCCAAATAAAGCCGGCACTGTTTGCAGAAACTTAGactgtccttaaaaaaaaaaaagacaacaacaaaaaccccaacacgGACATTCTTTGCATCACCCACACCTGCAGGTGACTAAGGGACACAGGGCCTTTTCAGCTGATCCCAGCGTGTCAGAGAAAAGACCATGATTAAAAATACAATGACGATGACATTTCTGTCCAGTTGTGCTCTGGCCTGGACTGCTTGGTGAGAAATCGTTTTTAGAGCCACATTTGGAAACACTGGATCACCCAAAAGTTCAGAGAGAAACAGTTTTGGAAACTGTCGGCCTGGTGTTTCATTCCCTATCCCACCATCTATCACCACACCTGAGCCACTCTGGGATTTTGTAAGCAGGGCAGGATACTGTTCCCACTCGGCAGAGCTCACTTCAACTGGAAAGGTGGTGGGAGGTGGGGTATCTCTGCCGGCTCCTACAAAGCAGAAATTATAAATCATGTCCACACACAGCAAAGTTAAAACAAACACCTTAAAGAAATAACTTACCTgaatatttagaagaaaacaatttaaaaatattaaaggtaATTCTCATGGGGACTAATGTAATACCAAATGGAAATAAACTAATATTTTCATTCCACTAAACAAAATGAAGACAGAACCCACATGTAAAACAGAACCACAGAGTTTGCACTGGAAAGACAGCTTAAAACTCCCAAGCCTTgactcaaaacattttttttattaaagtatgAATGCATTTATGCTTGAGAATAGTTTACATACATTGTAAAGCAATAAGCATACTTTCCAGAGGTGTGGGCCCTCCTCAATATGTCTCCATGCTCAACCTACATGCTTTATCACTGGACTCATACGTACACTCTCACATACAAACATATAGACCCACAAAACATAGACACAGAGCTATCTCTTTCCTTTCAAGGCTTCCGTAAGGTGCCCTAGTGCCCCTAACATTACCATAATTAGGAACAAAACTGTATAAAGGAGCAGCATTACTTGCAAACTATTGATCTGCTCTCGACCTTAAAAAATATCAAGTGAAAcaagtttttccttttatttgagtTTTATTAAACATCTGCATTTAAGAAAGGCATGACTTTGTATATCTGTGAACAAGGAAAGACACGGGAATCTTAACATGAGCTTCTCAACCAGAACAGATGTTCAAAACCTGATTCCTAAGGGACTGTTTCCTTTGATCTTTACAGCAACGCAGCCCTGGCTGTGCGACGGTGCACCACCAGCTCCATCCCACCAGGGCCACTCGACCAGCAATGCGGACATCGGTAACATGGAGTTGAGGCCACCACGCTCATATCGCTTCAGACCTGAGGTTGATGAGAAGTCACAGTTCAAACACTGACAGACCCAAGCGTCCCTCAACTCTCACCAGCTGGCCTCCTCCGGCAGAGCACATCAGGGTTGGAAAACGCTCAGACAGTGGTGCTGGCTCACTGTACCCCTAGCCATTGTGGAGGACTCTTGCCCACCCCTTTTTTGGTATCCTGCAGTATATAGTCTGAAACTGCAACTACTGGTGTTGGGTGAAAAACGTGGCAGCAGGTATATTAAGAAAATAGGTACAATGAATAAAATAAAGGATAGCATATGATATAATGTGTACATACAAgcatctgctttcattttttaccTGTGAAATGTGAATTAACTGCAGAATGCCAGGCCATTAGTCTAAAAGGCTATGTATGGCTGTCTTAGCCTACACACGGTCAAAGGATTTTTGCAATGCATCATGGAGAAATATTCTTCGGGAACCATCAGGGCTTTCCAGGTCTACTCGCTCTTGCGCATCAGCATCAGCCCCCAGCTAGGAATGCCAGAGGCGCAACTAATAAAATTGCCTGACCAGTCTTGTAAGACAAACAGGAATGACTCTACTTCATGGTATGCACCTGAACTACACAGATGAGCAAAGGACAGTGATGGGTGAGTGAGAGAGATGGGGGAGGGaacttttttctcacttttacacAGCAGCAGATTTCAATGTAATGTAATTACTTTAACGATGCATATCTGTAGGTACTGAATTGCTCTTTTGATTTAAAAAGCTGGTCAGACAAGTGTTTGGCAGTCCTTTCATTCCCCTGTTTCTATTGTCGCTTATTCATCTGTCAGCTCTCATTCCCTAGGCCATTTCTGCCTTTGCTGAACCGTGAATGAGTTCAGTCAGCCATCGTCAGATTCAAATTCATGAGACACTTCCTCTGACGAGCTGTTCCTGTGGATCCGGCCATCGCTTTTCATGCTGTGAAAAGTCTTCTTAAAGGCCTCCATCATGGCATGGGCCAGCTTCTTGGCCTCCAGCTTGCTCTCACACTCTACAGCATGGCAGTCCATCTGGTAGGACAGGTCATCGTTGATCTCCCGATAGACCCAAGCAAAGATGTTTGGGCTGACGTTGTGGTCAGCAGTGCAGTAGGCTATACGTGCTACCTGAAAGGTATCCATGTGGACTGTCGCCTCGCCTTTGAGGTCCAGATGATGCAGCCAGACTTGGAACGGGCGAATTTCCAGAAGGGCATTAGCTGGGTAAATATCCTCCCTGGCGAGCGTGTGCTTCTTCCATAATTCAATGACTGGTTTCTCTGTGCAGCCTGACAAAAATTGCATCCCTGTTGTGGAAACCTTACCCAAATATGTAACCTGCAAAGAAGAGCAAAGATAGGTGAAACACAGACAGCAGACTCCAGCGTTGCTTTCTGCCATCCCAGGGAACTTTCCTTTATCTGGAAAATAAAAGCAcacctcccccaccccctcctaCCCAACCCTCCCTCAACTCCCCAATTTCATAGGGATTTCCCAATTTCTCCCAATTTCCCCATCACCTTCAGTTAAATAGATTTCAAACTGCTCTccagatattttctttttcagatgctgACTTTGCCATTCAATCCCAGATGTTAAAAATACTCAGTCTCTGAGTTTCAAGGGATTTCACTCTCTtcagccccccgggcagcccagCTTTACGGCCCATGACTGTACCTCTAAGCTCTTGTTAGCAAGTCTAAGTGCCAGCGGCGCGGGCCCCAGGTAGCTGTGATGTTgaccactttttttcttttctgctttattcaGATGATTTATTTGTATCATATATTTTAAACATTAATATTAGGGAGACTGAGACATTCTTAGCTTGATAACGCAAGGCTGCTGAGGGTCAGAAAAGCATGATCACAGCAGAGGATTTTAAACCGTTTTAATGTTTTGTTCCAAAATGATCCTGGTTTTCCACCACTTTTGCTGCTTGTACTTCAGCATCAAGCCAGGAATAGCTCAAAGCTGTTCAAAACTCTATCTTCGAGCAGGGCTGAGACATTTATGCCATCAATTTaagaaaatatgcttttaaaaaaaaaaatctagtaataAATCTACCTTACTTTAATCACATCATCTCTGTGCTTTTCTGTCTAGCTCTTTGGAGTAAGTATCCTGTTATTCAATCTGCACAGGAAAGCAAGGTGTCTTTAGTGTACTTGCTGTATTTTGTTCACCAAAAATCAAATTCACTAAGAGGTCCACATCAAAATTCTGTATTGAGCCTGTGCAGAAACATGCCCCTAAATCTGTGCAGCTGCTAAAGAGGCTTCCCTCCACATACAGCTGAATGGAAGATTATTTTATCTGGGAAAAGggattttctttagaaaagacaGATCAGCGCCACCTAAATATAATTATGCAGCTTATTCTATTTATTGCTGTTGTCAGAACGGTGCACTTAAGAACAACTATATGAAAGCAAAATTGCTTCGAATTTGTCTGTTGCAGCGGTAACTGCTTGAGACAGAATCTTGTGCCTCTTCCTTGTTGTCTTATAACCTCATGTGCATTTTTCTCAAggcatttgaaggaaaaaaaaaaagcaatcacacGCATTTTCCAAACTAATCTCttaaaaattttgtattaaaCCCACAGTatcagctatttttattttgtatatgctttaagaaatgcaaagaaaaaatatgggATTTCCACatttaaacacattaaaaaaatcatacccACAAGGAACACAGGATTTGTATTCCATGCAAACAAAATTTtccacaagaaaaatattttgctgcaagCTTCATAGGTTTTGTTAAACTCAGAGACCTAAATTAAGCCATAATTAAGGAAAAAGCTTACAAAACATTATTGGAAGTCCGTGTGGCTTAATCACGCCTGCCAAAAAAGCAATTTAATAGCACTGACATTTCAAAATGGGAAGTCTTATTCTTTGCCTATAAATATTCATGCTTTGCACTGGGAATATGTTAAATCTTATAAAGCTTTATGTTTTTTGGAACAGTGGGAAACACAACAGCTAGCACAGCTAACAAGGCAAGACCTACCAGTGTTTcgctttattgtattttattagtTATGAGAGCTGAGTTCCCTAAAGTACTGTAGaataaaacttaaaagaaaacctCAGAGCTCACAGTGCCAACTAAACACATACAAACAGCACATACAAGACCAAAAAGGAATGTGTCTTCAACACACTGTGGGGTATTTCAGAATACATCTACAGTCATATTGCTTTGAAAAGATCAAGATCAGTGTGCAAATCTGCATTTTCGATACATTCTCTGAAGGTTCGTTTCCGTACCATCTCATATTCACAAGCCAGCTAACAAATGACTAACACACACTGTAGATTAACTGAGCATTTGGGGCCAGAGTCAAAGCCCATTGCAGTAACACAAGTCCTTTGCTGACTTCAAAGAGATTTGCACAAAGCCTTTATATCCTGAGGAACTGAGAATTAGCCTCTTGCTCGTGCCCTTTGTCACTGCCCAAACACAGTTTTGAATCCCCAGgcacaggagagatgctgccACCGCTGCAATGCTTTGCCCCCCGGCCGCTGCTTGGAGCAGAGCGGTACCCCTTGGTGCACGCAGAAGTCAGTGCCTCTCGTTAGCGCACAGCAGTACGCGCAGGGAATTGTTTCATGACGGGCTTGCCTGCAAGAGGAAGCTGTCGACAGCACGTCAGCTGCCCTGCCACAACAGTGTGCGGAATGGGAGCGGAAAGGAGAGCAAAGGCAGTGACCTCCCACTTTGGAAGCCTTATCACCAGTCTTCCCAGGCAGTCACCGCTGCGAGTTCACCCCCAGCATACAGAGCATCAGCTCCTCAGCACGGACGGCTCCCAAGTGATGCTCgggacacctccagcagctgaGGAGCAAGACCGGAGCAGGGTGTCACACGGGAGTGTAAATTGAGTTTAATGTTCTCTCTGTCGCTTCCCTGACACTAACTGCAACCCCCTGTTGGCCATCAATCTGTGCATGGCCTGCCTCAGTGTGAAGTtacaaaaaaataatgtatttccttacaaataaataatttgtattttacgAAGAAAAGCACTGAATTACTCTGAAAGCAGACGAGGCAAAAGTCACTAATAAGCAGGAGGGGATGATGGCTTGTTTACCATAATAGGACATAATGGTCTGATTTACTGTTCCAGTTCTGATTTACTCCCCAGTTCTGTCACAGTATAACTGTGTAAGAACCTTTGGAAAGTTGCTTCCTTTAACAGCACTTTGCATCTCCATTGTATAAATCTCATTTTCCTTTCAGGACACATTCATACGCATTTATAAGGTGCTTAGACATTACAACAAAGAGTTCACAGGAGAGAGAATAAAAAACACCTCTGGTTTAGAGCCTCTCTTGTACTGTGTCTTACATAGACACTTCAACACCTAatgatgttattttctttttaaacaaatgatcATTTTTTCCTAGTTGAGATACAAGCATTTCACAAGAGTAGCACTACCAAAGTTCTTAGTGAAGACAGTTGTCTAATATTTCATCGCTTCATGGTCCCCTGCTAAATAAAGAACAGGGACACAAGGGCTGAATATTTGACAGAAAAAATGCAGCATCCTGTTCAGAACAAAGATTTCTTCATTATTAAATATCACCTACTTGTTGTCCATTACACATTTATCCATCTGGAGCTGGCCAATTTAGTAACTTAGATATTAACATTCACAGAGTTGCAGGCACAGTACCAGTATGAACTAACCAAACTAAAACCAGCAAAAGATGGATTTATAGGGCACTTCTCCCTGAGCTCTCAGTTACAAGGTTATTCTGCAAGCAATACTCCCTGCATTTCACTCCTACCTCATCACATCTCACAGCACACCTACCTTTATTTAAATTCCCAGAAACCACTGACCGCACACATCATTAGAGTAAAGCTGTTATAGTACGACCATCTTCCTTTCCGATTTCCAAGTTTGCCAACCAAAGATCAAAGAACAGATTATTCCTTCCATTAtcagatggagaagaaaaatattttgaggcaAAAATTCCCACTGGTGGTCTCTTCCATTAAAACCAATGGCATCTCATCAGTGCGAAGCCAGCAGgaagtattaaaagaaaaaataatttaatctgtAATACTCAGAAGAACCAGGTGTGAAGGGCACAGAAAgacatcatcattattattatgatGTGTGCATGTGCAAACATTGACAAGGAGCAGCAACAGCCACAGCTCAGGCTGAAAGCCACATCTGTGATAATACTGCTCTGACCACCAGTGAAAGTTCACCAGGCCTGAATTATGCTTTGCCTTTCTCTGAAACATGGGGCAGAGGTCACTTTGCAGCAAACATCAGCCCACGAAGATGACTTTTCTGTGACAGCATGGCACATCCTATAGCATGTATCATCCTACACACCCCGAGGCCAGCAGCCGTGTTCCCTCCCCTCTAGCCTCAGTGCAAGGCAGAGTAGCCACAGGTTGGTTGTAACGTGTAAATTATGATCAAGCTGTTGCAGGCTTAACTTGTTTTGGACACTGTATTCAAAGTGAGAAAAGGAATGGAAAAGCCAGCTCAATGCCACTGTGTTAACCCTAAGCAATAAAGGCATTTCATATCATATCTTCTTCCAGGGGTAGGAATATATTCCTTCATGGCATTTTCAGCCTTTTGATTTGTGTGTTCCAACTTTCCCATGGATTTATGGAAGATACAGCTAGCAACAACTGCTTGTGCTTGTTAAAAATTATCCACATTCTTTCCAGTCTTTCTATGGCAAACCAGCATTTTCCATCCGATCCCTCTCTCCCTGGCAAGCCACTGCCATCCAGTATGACATAAAATGCACTTGTGGTTTCAGCACTTCTGCGCTTGCAAACATTTGAACCTTTAGCAAAAGCCATGATGCTCTGAAGTGCTCCTTATTTTACCCTAGCGACTCACCAACACCAGTGTCAGTATCTGACAAAACTGTCCTCAGCAGAAAAGTGCGGTGCCTTTGCCCTTTCACAACACAGCTACAGCCATCCAACCTGTAGAGATGTCTCGTGTCAAGACATGAAGATTAAGCAAAGCCATCTTTCATGCACTGTCCTGTACACACAAAAACATCTCAGTATTTTGATACTGTTGTTTTCAATCCTTTCAGCCTAGTAACGTATAATGAAAatagcttttcattcttttcataACTAGGCTCGAGAGCTTACCAGCTTTGAAAAGACCGACACAGCAGTTGCCACAGACATTTTCACTTCTAGCACAGCTTGATTTGTCAGCAGTAATACAGGGGTTTTACTTTCCCTACTCAATTCTTCTCATTATCATTGACCTCACATTGTTTACTTGTAACTCATATGAGATAAAGAACAGCTTAGCTCCTGCATGTGTCGATCTGACTCCCCTACGGACCATAAGTCCACACTGCTCCTAACTCATGAGCCTCGGTTGGGCACCTAAAGTTAGGCGGTCCAATTTCTTTTTCGCCCTCTGTTGACTATTGCCAGTCCATAGACTATCATTGCTCCAAGAAAGCAGATCCAAATTGTAAAGAGGCGTAATTATTACATTACATGAGGGCAGATGCTCTCTTGGCACAGGAGTCTGGCACGGGAACACATACGCACACAGGATTCTGGGCCCTCTCACTATTTAAG
Proteins encoded in this window:
- the PID1 gene encoding PTB-containing, cubilin and LRP1-interacting protein isoform X1 produces the protein MWQPATERLQHFQTMLKTKLNVLTLRKEPLPTVIFHEPEAIELCTTTPLMKTRTHTGCKVTYLGKVSTTGMQFLSGCTEKPVIELWKKHTLAREDIYPANALLEIRPFQVWLHHLDLKGEATVHMDTFQVARIAYCTADHNVSPNIFAWVYREINDDLSYQMDCHAVECESKLEAKKLAHAMMEAFKKTFHSMKSDGRIHRNSSSEEVSHEFESDDG
- the PID1 gene encoding PTB-containing, cubilin and LRP1-interacting protein isoform X2, whose protein sequence is MLKTKLNVLTLRKEPLPTVIFHEPEAIELCTTTPLMKTRTHTGCKVTYLGKVSTTGMQFLSGCTEKPVIELWKKHTLAREDIYPANALLEIRPFQVWLHHLDLKGEATVHMDTFQVARIAYCTADHNVSPNIFAWVYREINDDLSYQMDCHAVECESKLEAKKLAHAMMEAFKKTFHSMKSDGRIHRNSSSEEVSHEFESDDG